A single region of the Kineosporiaceae bacterium SCSIO 59966 genome encodes:
- a CDS encoding DUF342 domain-containing protein — protein sequence MRWQHRADGYVWAVPDPGEDLTFEQAVRQADEHGCERLDLEALQATLVDGEPRAVAVLGPASADGRLTVEVSDDGLTAVLHVEPPGARKPRLSHDDVDRALRDAGVRLGVDRNLLATLPLDRPGSYQVASGWPPTEGRPGFLEYEVSVDHELRHRVRDDGSVDFHSVARMPNVRAGQLLAVLVPPLPGVPGRDVHGEVIEAPAGEPAVFPEGDNVWVSDDGTRLHAGIDGLLEIVGEKVSVRPDLVVEGDVDFSTGSIDFAGDVIVHGSVLPDFFVTATGKVVVLGDVDHARIDASTMVWIRGALVGDRARVRCNGNVKIGTVREGRVEAGDSVVVEHETLGAEILAGVRLVLPSSRNRLAGGVVHAGVEVIAGEIGSIAGIPTEITIGRSPQEVELLALLTAELREHSTVLERVLATTTPLRQEPERIAELQGRRREAADRLLELEASLRRRVGEIADRLRQLDRPELDEQPGRVVARQVMRRSVRVRSGADVVTTTRDQFRVVATRVNGRLTVVPLAQQPAAEPAPAAPLAQPSWAIRG from the coding sequence GTGCGGTGGCAGCACCGGGCCGACGGGTACGTGTGGGCCGTGCCCGACCCGGGCGAGGACCTCACCTTCGAGCAGGCCGTCCGCCAGGCCGACGAGCACGGCTGTGAGCGGCTTGACCTGGAGGCCCTCCAGGCGACCCTCGTCGACGGCGAACCTCGTGCGGTCGCCGTCCTCGGCCCGGCGTCTGCCGACGGCCGGCTCACGGTCGAGGTGAGTGACGACGGTCTCACCGCCGTCCTGCACGTCGAGCCGCCGGGCGCGCGGAAACCCCGACTCAGCCACGACGACGTCGACCGTGCGCTACGGGACGCGGGCGTGCGCCTCGGGGTCGACCGGAACCTCCTCGCCACGCTCCCCCTCGACCGCCCGGGGAGCTACCAGGTGGCCTCCGGGTGGCCTCCCACCGAGGGTCGGCCGGGATTCCTCGAGTACGAGGTCTCCGTCGACCACGAGCTGCGCCACCGGGTCCGGGACGACGGCAGCGTCGACTTCCACTCCGTCGCACGGATGCCGAACGTGCGCGCCGGTCAGCTGCTCGCCGTCCTCGTCCCGCCCCTGCCAGGGGTCCCGGGGCGGGACGTTCACGGTGAGGTGATCGAGGCTCCCGCCGGGGAGCCGGCGGTCTTCCCCGAGGGTGACAACGTGTGGGTCAGCGACGACGGGACGCGGCTGCACGCCGGGATCGACGGTCTGCTGGAGATCGTCGGGGAGAAGGTGTCCGTCCGCCCGGACCTCGTCGTCGAGGGCGACGTGGACTTCTCCACCGGCTCCATCGACTTCGCCGGCGACGTCATCGTGCACGGGTCGGTGCTCCCCGACTTCTTCGTCACGGCGACCGGCAAGGTCGTGGTCCTCGGAGACGTCGACCACGCCAGGATCGACGCCAGCACCATGGTGTGGATCCGTGGCGCCCTGGTCGGTGACCGGGCACGGGTCCGGTGCAACGGCAACGTCAAGATCGGCACCGTCCGGGAGGGACGCGTCGAGGCCGGGGACTCCGTGGTCGTCGAGCACGAGACGCTCGGGGCCGAGATCCTCGCCGGCGTCCGTCTCGTGCTCCCGTCGTCGCGAAACCGGCTCGCAGGTGGCGTGGTGCACGCCGGGGTCGAGGTGATCGCCGGGGAGATCGGGTCCATCGCCGGCATCCCCACGGAGATCACCATCGGCCGCAGCCCTCAGGAGGTGGAGCTCCTCGCCCTGCTCACGGCAGAGCTGCGCGAGCACAGCACCGTCCTCGAGCGGGTGCTGGCCACGACGACCCCGCTGCGCCAGGAGCCCGAACGGATCGCCGAGCTGCAGGGTCGCCGGCGGGAGGCCGCCGACCGGCTGCTGGAGCTGGAGGCCTCGCTGCGGCGGCGTGTCGGCGAGATCGCCGACCGGCTGCGCCAGCTCGACCGGCCGGAGCTCGACGAGCAGCCCGGCCGTGTCGTCGCCCGCCAGGTGATGCGCCGCTCGGTGCGGGTTCGCTCCGGCGCGGACGTCGTGACCACGACGAGGGACCAGTTCCGCGTCGTCGCCACCCGGGTGAACGGGCGGCTCACCGTGGTACCGCTGGCACAGCAGCCCGCCGCGGAGCCCGCCCCGGCAGCGCCACTGGCCCAGCCGTCTTGGGCCATTCGGGGGTAA
- the flgB gene encoding flagellar basal body rod protein FlgB has protein sequence MTQPTLDVLHSALSGLALRQRIIADNIANVETPHFLAGRVDFESALRDAMADGDGSLAEPTVARSLEPTRTNGNNVNLDQETLALIDTGLRYQMIAQAVSGKFQLLRTALQR, from the coding sequence GTGACCCAGCCGACCTTGGACGTGCTGCACAGCGCACTGAGTGGCCTGGCGCTGCGCCAGCGGATCATCGCGGACAACATCGCCAACGTGGAGACACCGCACTTCCTCGCGGGACGTGTGGACTTCGAGTCGGCGCTGCGCGACGCCATGGCCGACGGTGACGGCTCGCTGGCCGAGCCGACCGTCGCGCGCTCCCTGGAGCCCACGCGGACGAACGGAAACAACGTGAACCTCGACCAGGAGACCCTCGCCCTGATCGACACGGGCCTGCGGTACCAGATGATCGCCCAAGCGGTCAGCGGCAAGTTCCAGCTGCTGCGGACGGCGTTGCAGCGATGA
- the flgC gene encoding flagellar basal body rod protein FlgC, which produces MSVFGAIGISGSGLLAHRKWLDAVSDNIANISTVTGTDQAAFQARMVVVQADEYGEGGGVRVAGATFGDPEGRLVHEPDHPLADENGYVRYPDMDLGDQMVQLMIAQRAYQANLTVVDRARDTYMHALQIGK; this is translated from the coding sequence ATGAGCGTCTTCGGCGCCATCGGGATCTCCGGGTCCGGTCTGCTCGCGCACCGCAAGTGGCTCGACGCCGTCTCGGACAACATCGCCAACATCAGCACCGTCACCGGCACCGACCAGGCCGCCTTCCAGGCCCGGATGGTCGTCGTCCAGGCCGACGAGTACGGCGAGGGCGGCGGCGTTCGCGTCGCCGGGGCCACCTTCGGGGACCCCGAGGGACGCCTCGTGCACGAGCCGGACCACCCGCTGGCCGACGAGAACGGGTACGTCCGGTACCCCGACATGGACCTCGGCGACCAGATGGTCCAGCTGATGATCGCCCAGCGCGCCTACCAGGCGAACCTCACGGTCGTCGACCGCGCCCGTGACACGTACATGCACGCTCTGCAGATCGGGAAGTGA
- the fliE gene encoding flagellar hook-basal body complex protein FliE → MSIPPVGGLTTPPVLPTLPGADAPAAAPATGQELAADFGAMLSGQISALQDLHTTSDQLARAAATGDLTDVHDYTIASTQAAVATELTVAVRNRAVEAFTEIMRMQI, encoded by the coding sequence GTGTCGATTCCACCTGTCGGCGGCCTGACCACCCCGCCCGTCCTGCCGACCCTGCCCGGGGCCGACGCCCCGGCGGCCGCACCCGCCACCGGGCAGGAGCTGGCCGCCGACTTCGGTGCGATGCTCTCGGGCCAGATCTCGGCGCTGCAGGACCTGCACACCACCTCCGACCAGCTGGCCAGGGCCGCTGCCACCGGGGACCTGACCGACGTGCACGACTACACGATCGCGAGCACCCAGGCCGCGGTGGCCACCGAGCTGACCGTCGCCGTCCGTAACCGCGCGGTGGAGGCGTTCACCGAGATCATGCGGATGCAGATCTGA
- the fliF gene encoding flagellar M-ring protein FliF: MPGQLSATARRFREMFADFTTGQKAVTVVAVLAVLLGGVLFATWAAKPTMVPLYSGMESADAAAVVEELSAAGTPYELADGGRTVLVPQADVQQLRLDMSAAGLPQQAPTGYALLDEQGVTTSEFRQRVDFQRALEGELAATISTIDSVQAASVHLVMPEEPLFQDDVRQASASVLLTPAPGKTLDSGQVRAIVHLVSSSVEGLDPTAVTVADSAGNVLNEPGQDGAAAAAQDARSEQTRAFEQQLADSAQDMLDKVLGPGGSVVRVNAVLDYDERTTVTESFETDPEAPAVSESISVENYTGTGVPVGGVLGPENVELPEGGGDSEYGKEQTERTYAVGKTTEEVTAAPGTVERLSVAVVLDQAAAGTVQTAEVQELVAAAVGLDAGRGDVITIDEMAFDTSAADAAQEAAAAAAAAAEREQMMSMIRTGVILVVVGALVAVALRSLRRRERTPVPIPLYPLRIEEQQRAEQLTGADERGALTAADQPAQVPRQLQPEEARRLAVQTEINDLVERQPDEVAQLLRGWLADRRG, translated from the coding sequence ATGCCGGGGCAGCTGTCCGCGACTGCCCGCCGGTTCCGTGAGATGTTCGCGGACTTCACGACCGGCCAGAAGGCCGTCACCGTGGTCGCGGTTCTCGCGGTACTCCTCGGCGGCGTCCTGTTCGCCACCTGGGCGGCCAAGCCGACGATGGTGCCGCTCTACTCGGGGATGGAGTCCGCCGACGCCGCCGCCGTCGTCGAGGAGCTCAGTGCCGCCGGCACACCGTACGAGCTGGCGGACGGCGGTCGCACCGTGCTCGTCCCCCAGGCCGACGTGCAGCAGCTTCGGCTGGACATGAGCGCGGCCGGGCTGCCGCAGCAGGCGCCGACCGGCTACGCCCTGCTCGACGAGCAGGGCGTCACGACGAGCGAGTTCCGTCAGCGCGTCGACTTCCAGCGCGCGCTGGAGGGTGAGCTCGCGGCGACGATCTCCACCATCGACTCCGTGCAGGCCGCCTCGGTGCACCTGGTGATGCCCGAGGAGCCCCTGTTCCAGGACGACGTCCGGCAGGCCTCCGCCTCGGTGCTCCTCACCCCTGCGCCGGGCAAGACCCTCGACTCCGGTCAGGTCCGTGCCATCGTCCACCTGGTCTCCTCCAGCGTCGAGGGCCTCGACCCCACCGCCGTCACCGTCGCCGACAGCGCCGGGAACGTCCTCAACGAGCCCGGGCAGGACGGCGCGGCGGCCGCTGCGCAGGACGCGCGGTCCGAGCAGACCCGCGCCTTCGAGCAGCAGCTTGCCGACTCGGCGCAGGACATGCTGGACAAGGTGCTCGGCCCCGGCGGTTCCGTCGTGCGCGTCAACGCGGTTCTCGACTACGACGAGCGCACCACGGTCACGGAGTCGTTCGAGACCGACCCGGAGGCGCCGGCCGTCAGCGAGAGCATCTCCGTGGAGAACTACACCGGAACCGGCGTCCCCGTCGGTGGGGTGCTCGGACCAGAGAACGTGGAGCTGCCCGAGGGCGGCGGCGACAGCGAGTACGGCAAGGAGCAGACCGAGCGAACGTACGCGGTGGGCAAGACCACCGAGGAGGTCACGGCCGCCCCCGGCACGGTGGAGCGTCTGTCGGTGGCCGTCGTGCTCGACCAGGCCGCCGCCGGCACCGTCCAGACGGCCGAGGTGCAGGAGCTCGTCGCGGCGGCGGTCGGGCTCGACGCCGGCCGCGGCGACGTCATCACCATCGACGAGATGGCCTTCGACACCAGCGCGGCGGACGCCGCGCAGGAGGCCGCTGCCGCTGCCGCCGCTGCCGCTGAGCGCGAGCAGATGATGTCGATGATCCGCACCGGGGTGATCCTGGTCGTCGTCGGCGCTCTGGTCGCGGTCGCACTGCGCTCGCTGCGCCGCCGGGAGCGCACACCGGTACCGATCCCCCTGTACCCGTTGCGGATCGAGGAGCAGCAGCGTGCCGAGCAGCTCACCGGGGCCGACGAGCGCGGCGCCCTGACCGCGGCCGACCAGCCGGCCCAGGTCCCGCGGCAGCTCCAGCCCGAGGAGGCCCGGCGCCTCGCCGTCCAGACCGAGATCAACGATCTCGTCGAGCGGCAGCCCGACGAGGTGGCCCAGCTGCTGCGCGGCTGGCTCGCGGACCGGAGGGGCTGA
- the fliG gene encoding flagellar motor switch protein FliG produces MAVTTSDVVVDPAAQELSGVQKAAVLILHLGTEHSAKVLRSMRDSEVELVMGEIARLGSVSSDTVDSVLTEFQELAQARRYYSRGGIEFAREVLQESLGAERAGQILERLQSSLVEMPFQFLRRADPQQVLSFLQDEHPQTITLVLAHMPAGPAAAVLSALPEDLQADVAHRLALMDRTSPEVVRQVETVLERKLSSVLQSADYAQPGGLQPLVDIINHSDRGTERLILDGLERRDPALAEEVRSHMFVFEDIVNLDDRSVQVVLRQVDTKDLATALKGVRADVRDKVMRNLSQRAATNLTEEIELLGPVRLRAVEEAQGQIVQAIRALEEAGQITVSRGERDEFVV; encoded by the coding sequence GTGGCCGTCACCACGTCCGACGTCGTCGTCGACCCGGCGGCGCAGGAGCTCAGCGGAGTCCAGAAGGCCGCCGTGCTCATCCTGCACCTCGGCACGGAGCACTCGGCCAAGGTGCTGCGGTCCATGCGGGACAGCGAGGTCGAGCTGGTGATGGGTGAGATCGCCCGCCTCGGCTCGGTGAGCAGCGACACCGTCGACTCGGTCCTCACCGAGTTCCAGGAGCTGGCCCAGGCCCGCCGCTACTACAGCCGCGGGGGCATCGAGTTCGCCCGCGAGGTGCTCCAGGAGAGCCTCGGTGCGGAGCGCGCCGGGCAGATCCTCGAGCGCCTGCAGAGCTCGCTCGTCGAGATGCCCTTCCAGTTCCTCCGCCGTGCCGACCCCCAGCAGGTGCTGTCGTTTCTCCAGGACGAGCACCCACAGACGATCACGCTCGTGCTCGCGCACATGCCGGCGGGCCCCGCCGCAGCCGTGCTCTCCGCGCTGCCGGAGGACCTGCAGGCGGACGTCGCCCACCGGCTCGCGCTGATGGACCGCACCTCACCGGAGGTGGTCCGGCAGGTCGAGACCGTGCTGGAACGCAAGCTCTCGTCCGTGCTGCAGTCCGCGGACTACGCCCAGCCGGGTGGCCTGCAACCGCTGGTCGACATCATCAACCACTCCGACCGCGGCACCGAGCGGCTCATCCTGGACGGCCTCGAGCGGCGCGACCCGGCCCTCGCCGAGGAGGTCCGCAGCCACATGTTCGTCTTCGAGGACATCGTCAACCTCGACGACCGGTCCGTGCAGGTCGTGCTCCGCCAGGTCGACACCAAGGACCTCGCGACCGCGCTCAAGGGCGTGCGCGCCGACGTCCGGGACAAGGTCATGAGAAACCTCTCGCAGCGGGCCGCCACCAACCTCACGGAGGAGATCGAGCTGCTCGGCCCGGTCCGGCTGCGCGCCGTCGAGGAGGCCCAGGGCCAGATCGTGCAGGCGATCCGGGCGCTCGAGGAGGCCGGCCAGATCACCGTGAGCCGTGGGGAGCGCGATGAGTTCGTCGTCTGA
- a CDS encoding FliI/YscN family ATPase, whose amino-acid sequence MSVAALLADRVAAAAGAARPRVTGRVRQLLGSTVEVEGVEAAIGDAVHIERGDHDLVPAEVVAVRADTLVCQPLGDLTGVRAGAPVEADSAPLTVPVGPALLGRVLDGLGRPLDGALPPDLERVTVHGVPPHPLRRQRVTTPLPLGVRALDTLVPFGRGQRTGIFAGSGVGKSTLLSMIARGSAADVVVLALVGERGREVREFIEDDLGPDGLARAVVVVATAEEPPLVRMRAALTATRIAEWFRDAGRDVLLMMDSLTRVAMAAREIGLAAGEPPTTRGYPPSVFTLLPRLLERAGAGETGSISALYTVLVEGDDLNDPIGDAARSLLDGHVVLSRRLATSGHYPSIDVLESVSRLDRVLTTPEQRAAATELRGLLAAERDARDLVEIGAYAAGSNPTVDRALQLKSAANAFLQQATDETVPVDQSWAALRALLARPGDGS is encoded by the coding sequence ATGAGCGTCGCCGCACTGCTCGCCGACCGGGTCGCCGCGGCTGCCGGTGCCGCCCGGCCGCGCGTGACCGGCCGGGTCCGCCAGCTGCTCGGCAGCACCGTCGAGGTGGAGGGCGTCGAGGCCGCGATCGGCGACGCCGTGCACATCGAGCGCGGCGACCACGACCTGGTGCCCGCCGAGGTCGTCGCCGTCCGCGCCGACACCCTCGTCTGCCAGCCCCTCGGAGACCTCACCGGGGTTCGGGCCGGCGCCCCCGTGGAGGCCGACTCGGCCCCGCTGACCGTCCCGGTGGGCCCTGCCCTGCTCGGCCGGGTGCTCGACGGCCTCGGCCGGCCGCTGGACGGCGCGCTGCCGCCCGACCTTGAACGCGTCACCGTGCACGGCGTCCCGCCGCACCCGCTGCGACGCCAGCGGGTGACCACCCCCCTGCCGCTCGGGGTCCGGGCCCTCGACACCCTGGTGCCCTTCGGGCGCGGGCAGCGCACCGGCATCTTCGCCGGTTCCGGGGTGGGCAAGTCGACCCTGTTGTCGATGATCGCCCGGGGGAGTGCCGCGGACGTCGTCGTGCTCGCCCTGGTCGGCGAGCGTGGCCGGGAGGTGCGCGAGTTCATCGAGGACGACCTCGGCCCCGACGGCCTGGCCCGCGCGGTCGTCGTCGTGGCGACCGCGGAGGAGCCGCCACTCGTCCGGATGCGCGCGGCCCTCACCGCCACCCGGATCGCGGAGTGGTTCCGGGACGCCGGTCGCGACGTCCTGCTGATGATGGACAGCCTGACCCGGGTGGCGATGGCCGCCCGCGAGATCGGCCTGGCCGCCGGCGAGCCGCCGACCACCCGCGGCTACCCGCCGTCCGTGTTCACCCTGCTGCCCAGGCTGCTCGAGCGTGCCGGTGCCGGCGAGACCGGCAGCATCAGCGCCCTGTACACCGTCCTCGTCGAAGGCGACGACCTCAACGACCCGATCGGCGACGCCGCCCGGTCGCTGCTCGACGGGCACGTCGTGCTGTCCCGCCGACTGGCGACGTCCGGGCACTACCCGAGCATCGACGTGCTGGAGTCGGTCAGCCGCTTGGACCGGGTGCTCACCACGCCGGAGCAGCGGGCCGCGGCGACCGAGCTGCGCGGACTGCTCGCCGCCGAGCGCGACGCCCGCGACCTCGTCGAGATCGGCGCCTACGCGGCCGGCAGCAACCCGACCGTCGACCGCGCCCTGCAGCTCAAGTCCGCGGCGAACGCCTTCCTGCAGCAGGCCACCGACGAGACGGTGCCGGTTGACCAGAGCTGGGCGGCGCTGCGGGCGCTGCTCGCCCGTCCTGGGGACGGCTCGTGA
- a CDS encoding transglycosylase SLT domain-containing protein, with the protein MVPAVPQARSGDASPAAPPVGQLDFRAAFQSALAATGGAPPGPQFRPWSPSTAGATAGLTSSPSWSGSSAQPWGVTGDDVVAAARKYLGVPYLWGGTDPAQGLDCSGLVERTYADLGVDLPRVSRDQARAGTAVPSLAQARPGDLVAFNDPVDHIGIYLGNGQMIVAPSSGDVVKVQDVYETPTAIRRVLPDGPGQPVPATGGLPAPVWAGGVLPAGTPYADLFVSAGRQHGVDPALLAAVAKAESAFNPRAVSHAGAQGLMQLMPGTAKELGVADPFDPAQAVDGAARLLAQHLGTFGSVDLALAAYNAGPAAVRRYGGIPPYAETQAYVRKITDTLAAP; encoded by the coding sequence ATGGTTCCCGCGGTGCCGCAGGCCCGGTCCGGGGACGCGTCCCCGGCCGCGCCGCCGGTCGGGCAGCTCGACTTCAGGGCCGCCTTCCAGTCCGCGCTCGCAGCCACCGGGGGCGCTCCGCCCGGGCCGCAGTTCCGGCCGTGGAGCCCCTCGACGGCAGGGGCGACCGCCGGGTTGACGTCGTCGCCGTCGTGGTCGGGGTCCTCGGCGCAGCCGTGGGGCGTCACCGGCGACGACGTGGTGGCCGCCGCCCGCAAGTACCTCGGTGTGCCGTACCTGTGGGGCGGCACCGATCCGGCCCAGGGTCTGGACTGCTCCGGTCTCGTCGAGCGTACCTACGCCGACCTGGGTGTCGACCTCCCCCGGGTGAGCCGGGACCAGGCGAGAGCCGGCACGGCAGTGCCCAGCCTCGCGCAGGCCCGTCCCGGTGACCTGGTGGCATTCAACGACCCGGTCGACCACATCGGCATCTACCTCGGCAACGGACAGATGATCGTCGCGCCGTCCAGCGGCGACGTCGTCAAGGTCCAGGACGTCTACGAGACCCCGACCGCGATCCGCCGGGTCCTGCCGGACGGTCCTGGCCAACCGGTGCCCGCGACCGGCGGCCTGCCGGCCCCCGTCTGGGCGGGCGGCGTCCTGCCGGCGGGGACGCCGTACGCGGACCTGTTCGTCTCCGCGGGCCGCCAGCACGGTGTCGACCCGGCGCTGCTGGCAGCCGTCGCCAAGGCCGAGTCCGCGTTCAACCCGCGAGCGGTGAGCCACGCCGGCGCCCAGGGGCTGATGCAGCTCATGCCCGGCACCGCCAAGGAGCTGGGTGTCGCCGACCCGTTCGACCCGGCCCAGGCCGTCGACGGCGCTGCACGGCTCCTCGCGCAGCACCTCGGCACCTTCGGCTCGGTGGACCTGGCGCTGGCGGCCTACAACGCGGGCCCGGCAGCGGTTCGCCGGTACGGCGGGATTCCACCGTACGCGGAGACCCAGGCCTACGTCCGGAAGATCACCGACACTTTGGCGGCGCCATGA